The following are encoded together in the Fusarium keratoplasticum isolate Fu6.1 chromosome 1, whole genome shotgun sequence genome:
- a CDS encoding WLM domain-containing protein: MVAGWQRLNEKKSQPNPNIVFIKPLEGPDKKIAQDFLERIAAQCRPIMREHHLYVTSLEEYEPNREFVGRNFNAGEVVQLVLKSPSTGRWLPFNYVQMVMMHELAHCKQMNHSRAFWAVRNSYAAQMHDLWSKDYTGDGLWGRGANLATGAWEKNTVLADDVLPEHLCGGTYRSRKKRKAKPQLSYQERKERRILKKFGKNGVALGADEETKVKLESGKKIQAKPRVAGSMRGRELRAAAALARFEKQKTEPEPTKDEDETESGSDSEYEDEAGADSKDAVDVDGKRLVDGQGRGMVRVCEDEDANDPEARDESKELQNMIRGIKQEYPEPQALRTITTQNAGVRKSSSSTKTPAIEVKKEFDHESGGIKEPVRPTADRHDASSNSSTAVKSQRGLPTTATAQASSSSLSRNSPAETTCSMCSYANLGLALTCAMCANVLDPSSTPGSWACLSDSCKDTQYHNASDCGVCGLCGKRRVQAG, encoded by the exons ATGGTTGCTGGATGGCAGCGGCTGAACGAGAAGAAGTCGCAGCCTAATCCCAacatcgtcttcatcaagcCCTTGGAAGGCCCAGACAAGAAGATAGCACAGGATTTCCTCGAAAGAATAGCAGCGCAATGCC GCCCTATCATGAGAGAACACCACCTATACGTAACCTCCTTGGAGGAGTATGAGCCTAATCGTGAATTCGTTGGGCGGAATTTTAACGCCGGCGAAGTTGTTCAGCTTGTCCTCAAATCTCCCAGTACCGGGCGATGGCTGCCGTTCAACTACGTCCAGATGGTTATGATGCATGAGCTGGCCCATTGCAAGCAGATGAACCACTCACGAGCTTTTTGGGCTGTTCGCAACTCGTACGCTGCCCAGATGCACGACCTATGGTCCAAGGATTACACTGGAGATGGTCTCTGGGGAAGGGGTGCCAACCTGGCTACTGGCGCCTGGGAGAAGAATACGGTGCTCGCTGATGACGTTCTGCCAGAACACCTATGTGGAGGTACATACAGATCgcggaagaagagaaaagcGAAACCGCAACTATCTTATCaggagaggaaagagaggagaatTCTCAAGAAGTTTGGCAAGAATGGAGTCGCACTAGGAGCGgatgaggagaccaaggtcaagctcgaGAGCGGAAAAAAGATCCAGGCTAAACCTCGAGTGGCCGGCAGCATGAGAGGACGGGAGCTCCGAGCGGCGGCTGCACTGGCTCGCTTCgagaagcaaaagacagAGCCGGAGCCCAccaaggacgaagacgaaaCGGAATCCGGGTCTGACAGCGAGTATGAAGATGAAGCGGGGGCTGACTCTAAGGACGCGGTTGATGTCGACGGCAAGAGACTCGTTGATGGACAAGGAAGAGGGATGGTCAGGGTCtgcgaagatgaggacgCAAATGACCCCGAAGCGAGGGACGAGTCCAAGGAGCTTCAGAACATGATCAGAGGGATCAAGCAAGAATATCCCGAGCCCCAAGCTCTAAGGACCATAACGACACAAAACGCTGGCGTCCGAAAGAGCAGTTCTTCGACCAAGACACCGGccatcgaggtcaagaaggagttCGATCACGAGTCTGGAGGAATCAAAGAACCAGTGAGGCCCACCGCAGATCGTCACGATGCCTCTAGCAACAGCTCAACGGCGGTCAAGAGTCAACGCGGCCTACCtacaacagcaacagctcAGGCGAGCAGTAGTTCTCTCTCACGTAACAGCCCAGCCGAGACAACATGCTCCATGTGTTCGTACGCCAACCTCGGTCTGGCACTCACATGTGCCATGTGTGCGAACGTACTTGACCCTTCGTCTACACCGGGCTCGTGGGCATGTTTGAGCGACTCGTGCAAGGACACGCAGTATCATAACGCTAGTGACTGCGGAGTGTGCGGACTATGTGGGAAAAGAAGGGTCCAAGCTGGATAG
- a CDS encoding FK506-binding protein produces the protein MSAVPGPVYGLEVPPGEILIPAAMEFPASFRITMAAVDPTQEPEADGEGNVPAVPRSTLRLVKRAFPGLDDEDEDDEVDDEYLRALLAGEDDESDSDEEANGGPSDPAKSKKQKQAEAIKKLIESAQAESDEDEEMEDAKPKSKGKDKGKGKAVEEESDEDDEDDDSDLDSEGADLENFVICTLDTERNYQQPLDITVNHGEKVFFVVTGTHTVYLTGNYIMDDDDDEDDEDEDDYDLDPEELDYELGGEDSDESDELDGLEDPRIQEVDSDEEEAPKLVPVKKGKNKRSAEEATEGLDELMAKDDAKLSKKQQKKLKNNKGEAVAAEDKKDAKKVQFAKNLEQGPTGSTEKAKQAKATPSVKVVQGVTVDDRTIGNGRTVKNGDTVGVRYIGKLQNGKQFDANKKGKPFSFKVGKGQVIKGWDIGVVGMSIGGERRLTIPAHLAYGSRGLPGIPANSTLTFDVKLLEIK, from the exons ATGTCTGCTGTTCCTGGTCCCGTCTACGGCCTCGAGGTCCCGCCTGGCGAGATCTTGATTCCTGCCGCCATGGAGTTCCCTGCCTCT TTCCGCATCACAATGGCTGCCGTGGATCCCACCCAGGAGCCCGAGGCTGATGGTGAGGGCAACGTTCCCGCCGTTCCTCGCTCCACCCTCCGACTCGTCAAGCGAGCCTTCCCCGgtcttgatgacgaggacgaggacgatgaggttgatgacgaGTACCTGAGGGCCCTCCTCGCTGGAGAGGACGATGAGTCTGATTCCGACGAAGAGGCCAACGGTGGCCCCAGCGACCccgccaagtccaagaagcagaagcaggccgaggccatcaagaagctcatcgagTCCGCCCAGGCCGAGtctgacgaggacgaggagatggaggatgccaagcccaagagcaagggcaaggataagggcaagggcaaggccgtcgaggaggagtctgatgaggatgatgaggacgacgacagcgaccTCGACAGCGAGGGCGCCGACCTTGAGAACTTTGTCATTTGCACTCTTGACACCGAGCGA AACTAccagcagcctcttgacATCACCGTTAACCACGGTGAGAAGGTCTTCTTCGTCGTTACCGGTACCCACACCGTTTACCTCACCGGTAACTACATcatggatgacgatgatgatgaggatgatgaggatgaggacgactACGACCTTGACCCTGAGGAGCTCGACTACGAGCTTGGTGGCGAGGACAGCGATGAGAGCGACgagctcgacggccttgaggaCCCCCGCATCCAGGAGGTCGActctgatgaggaggaggctccTAAGCTGGTGcccgtcaagaagggcaagaacaAGCGCTCCGCTGAGGAGGCTAccgagggccttgatgagcttatggccaaggacgatgccaagctctccaagaagcagcagaagaagctcaagaacaacaaggGCGAGGCTGTTgccgccgaggacaagaaggacgccaagaaggTTCAGTTTgccaagaacctcgagcAGGGCCCTACCGGCTCGACtgagaaggccaagcaggccaaggccacccCCAGCGTCAAGGTTGTCCAGGGCGTCACCGTCGACGACCGAACCATTGGCAACGGCCGCACTGTCAAGAACGGCGACACCGTCGGTGTCCGATACATTGGCAAGCTCCAGAACGGCAAGCAGTTTGATG CcaacaagaagggcaagccTTTCTCCTTCAAGGTCGGCAAGGGCCAGGTCATCAAGGGTTGGGACATTGGTGTCGTCGGCATGTCCATTGGCGGTGAGCGCCGCTTGACCATTCCCGCCCACCTTGCCTACGGCTCCCGAGGCCTTCCTGGCATCCCTGCCAACAGCACATTGACCTTTGacgtcaagctcctcgagatcaAGTGA
- a CDS encoding DJ-1 protein-PfpI domain-containing protein: MASKQLRIGVFIPTGAQFLDVATVDVLASMSKEYLGVLPHLPAHIAELAPSTKIIYITSPELFPDVPLTADLSIRATHTFEDEAVAPGKLDIVVVPGPDPSATFEDGATKWLRDQFHAKGVDVLSVCTGVFLCGAAGILDGKTVSGPRGLQNEMVKRYPKVKLVGEKYRWVQDGNLWSSGGVTNGNDLMAAYARASTKHWPGPVAEMGAMLTDVGDRSQIYGEGQSRFVLGVAWQIVKAWFMSLGKGKAKAS; the protein is encoded by the exons ATGGCATCCAAACAGCTACGAATCGGCGTCTTCATCCCCACAGGCGCCCAGTTCCTCGACGTTGCGACTGTCGATGTGCTCGCCTCCATGTCCAAAGAGTACCTTGGCGTGCTTCCCCACCTCCCGGCACATATCGCCGAACTGGCACCAAGCACCAAGATCATCTACATCACATCGCCGGAGCTCTTCCCGGACGTGCCCTTAACAGCCGACCTTTCGATCCGGGCAACGCACACCTTTGAGGACGAGGCCGTGGCGCCAGGCAAGCTGGACATTGTCGTGGTGCCTGGGCCGGACCCGAGCGCCACGTTTGAGGATGGCGCGACCAAGTGGCTGAGGGATCAGTTTCACGCCAAGGGTGTAGATGTCTTGAGCGTCTGTACGGGCGTGTTCCTCTGCGGCGCGGCGGGCATCTTGGATGGCAAGACTGTGAGTGGACCGAGAGGGTTGCAGAATGAGATGGTCAAGAGATATCCAAAGGTGAAGCTGGTGGGAGAAAAGTACCGATGGGTTCAAGACGGCAACCTATGGTCAAGTG GCGGCGTGACCAACGGCAACGACCTCATGGCTGCGTACGCCCGTGCGAGCACAAAGCACTGGCCTGGCCCCGTAGCCGAGATGGGTGCCATGTTGACCGACGTGGGTGACCGATCTCAGATCTATGGCGAGGGACAGAGCAGGTTCGTGCTGGGAGTGGCTTGGCAGATTGTCAAGGCGTGGTTCATGAGCTTGGGGAAGGGCAAGGCGAAGGCGAGCTAG
- a CDS encoding STAS domain-containing protein, producing MPGRATTFGLGLANVLGIKLDDQKPDSQDEVTRGESILSIQSNTSFYEREPTSAEWLREQIPSLDELAEYGTSLFPFLTWIGHYNLQWFAGDLVAGITIGAVVVPQGMAYAMLANLEPQFGLYSSFIGVLIYWIFGTSKDISIGPVAVLSTVVGNVIQDIQSSGHDIPAHVIASALSIVAGCVVLLIGLLRCGWIVDLISITSLSAFMTGSAITICVGQLPALLGLTGFSNRESPYQVLTNTLKHLVQARLDAVVGLSALTILYFIRMSFSAAAERFPKHKRVLFFANTMRTVFVILVYTIISWVLNMNRRGDPLFKILGTVPKGFQNIGAPKITSELVSEFGPHLPATVIVLLVEHIAISKSFGRVNNYTIDPSQEMVAIGMANLIGPFLGAYPSTGSFSRTAIQSKAGVRTPAAGIITGIVVLLATYLLTSVFFYIPSAALAAVIIHAVGDLVTPPNTIYQFWRVSPVEVFIFFTGVIVSIFAQIEDGLYSTVCLSGAVLIYRILKANGRFLGKVKVHSVIGDHVIGDDHRKVVGQYGTFENPETSARNIFLPLDHGDGSNPEVKVDHPYPGIFIYRFSEGFNYPNANSSLDYLTDFIQAKTRRSSPEAFERPGDRPWNNPGPRKSAKRPAHIDSDSRLPTLKAVIMDFSSVNNVDITSVQRLIDIRNQLDLYVAPDMVDWHFACINNRWTKRALVSAGFGVKPDGEGAQHGWKSIFSVAEIGGQDSAAALARETSYHDVFPRHTDPTEEEALIDGLSPGQSYGAMSPGELEKQRRRGAVVHGLDTPLFHVDLTSALQSAVANVEARSDFRSAASD from the exons ATGCCAGGCCGCGCCACCACTtttggcctcggcctggcCAACGTCCTGGGCATCAAGCTCGATGACCAAAAACCGGACTCACAGGACGAGGTCACCCGAGGCGAATCCATTCTGTCGATCCAGAGCAATACTTCTTTCTACGAGAGAGAGCCCACATCGGCAGAATGGCTTCGAGAACAGATCCCGTCGCTTGACGAGTTGGCCGAATATGGAACTTCTCTATTCCCCTTCTTGACATGGATCGGCCACTATAACCTGCAGTGGTTTGCTGGAGACTTGGTTGCTGGCATCACCATCGGCGCTGTCGTTGTCCCCCAGGGAATGGCTTATGCCATGCTCGCAAACCTGGAACCCCAGTTCGGTCTCTATTCATCATTCATCGGCGTTCTAATCTACTGGATATTCGGTACATCCAAGGATATCTCTATTGGCCCCGTCGCCGTTCTCTCCACCGTGGTCGGCAATGTAATCCAGGACATCCAATCCTCCGGACACGATATTCCAGCTCATGTCATTGCATCGGCCTTGTCTATCGTCGCGGGCTGCGTCGTCCTTCTTATTGGGCTACTCCGGTGTGGTTGGATAGTTgatctcatctccatcacctcccTCTCCGCCTTCATGACAGGttcagccatcaccatctgcGTCGGCCAGTTGCCTGCTCTTCTGGGACTGACAGGGTTCTCAAACCGCGAATCTCCTTACCAAGTTCTGACCAACACATTGAAGCACCTCGTCCAAGCAAGACTTGATGCTGTCGTCGGCTTGTCGGCCCTGACCATCCTATACTTCATTCGCATGAGCTTCAGCGCCGCGGCAGAACGGTTTCCGAAGCACAAACGAGTCTTGTTCTTCGCTAATACAATGCGGACCGTCTTTGTCATTTTGGTGTACACGATTATCAGCTGGGTGCTCAACATGAATAGACGAGGTGATCCCCTCTTCAAAATTTTGGGGACTGTTCCAAAGG GATTCCAAAACATTGGTGCACCGAAGATAACATCTGAACTGGTCTCCGAGTTTGGACCACACCTACCCGCCACGGTAATTGTGTTACTTGTAGAGCacatcgccatctccaaatcATTTGGGAGGGTCAACAATTACACGATCGACCCATCACAGGAAATGGTTGCGATTGGCATGGCCAATCTCATCGGACCCTTCCTTGGCGCGTATCCCTCAACAGGGTCTTTTAGTAGGACGGCAATCCAGTCCAAAGCCGGTGTGCGGACGCCTGCTGCGGGTATCATCACTGGTATTGTTGTTCTACTTGCAACATATCTCTTGACATCCGTATTCTTCTATATCCCGAGCGCTGCCCTGGCAGCTGTCATTATTCATGCCGTTGGCGATCTCGTCACGCCGCCAAACACCATCTACCAGTTTTGGAGGGTTTCCCCAGTCGAAGTTTTTATCTTCTTCACTGGTGTCATCGTCAGCATCTTTGCTCAGATCGAGGATGGATTATATTCCACTGTCTGTCTTTCAGGGGCTGTTCTTATCTACCGGATCCTCAAAGCCAACGGCCGGTTCCTCGGTAAAGTCAAGGTTCACTCAGTCATTGGCGACCACGTCATTGGAGATGATCATCGAAAAGTCGTGGGGCAATATGGCACCTTCGAGAACCCAGAAACTTCAGCGAGGAATATCTTCTTGCCACTCgaccatggcgatggctctAACCCGGAAGTCAAGGTCGATCACCCATATCCAGGAATCTTCATCTATCGTTTTTCCGAAGGCTTCAACTATCCAAACGCAAACTCTTCATTGGATTATCTCACCGACTTTATTCAGGCGAAGACTCGGCGAAGCAGCCCAGAAGCGTTTGAACGCCCAGGGGATAGGCCTTGGAATAACCCAGGACCGAGGAAATCTGCGAAGCGGCCTGCACATATCGACTCGGATTCTCGTTTGCCAACATTAAAGGCGGTGATTATGGATTTTAGTTCAGTTAACAACGTCGACATCACCTCTGTCCAGCGACTCATCGATATTCGAAATCAGCTCGACTTGTACGTTGCCCCTGACATGGTCGACTGGCACTTCGCCTGCATCAACAATAGATGGACAAAGCGGGCCCTTGTATCTGCGGGCTTCGGAGTGAAACCGGACGGCGAAGGAGCGCAACATGGATGGAAGTCGATCTTCAGCGTGGCAGAGATTGGAGGGCAAGACTCTGCTGCGGCGCTGGCTCGGGAAACAAGCTACCATGACGTCTTTCCCAGGCATACGGACCCaactgaagaggaggcatTGATTGATGGACTCTCTCCTGGACAGTCATACGGCGCCATGTCTCCAGGAGAATTAGAGAAGCAGAGACGGAGAGGCGCAGTGGTCCATGGTCTGGACACGCCCCTATTCCACGTCGATCTGACGAGTGCACTTCAGAGTGCAGTCGCAAATGTTGAAGCAAGGTCGGATTTTAGAAGCGCGGCATCGGATTAG
- a CDS encoding Rab-GAP TBC domain-containing protein, with amino-acid sequence MSEPSSNASNASSTKPAIPSLPASITTQLQPPPSPRTHRVLRRLQSAHTLRPQNPPSLISQQRLRETQTQRNVSPTRSSPVPGAGPAASSGPPQSINRSPQRGRANSDATPPLVHQMNVVTASKRAGSKKPVFSHGHLSLQQIIREGPTDGDFLGALESARWKVIDGGVKSAEDGMSTLRIYVWLVLLDAPILSTDDYLALIHRGASPAYSKIRNDTFRTLTTDPLFRRRVSEASLIRLLNAIAWKLHDAREEQRQSRPSSSRASLPGDSSVSGHSQASTSSPTARNRARALTLTTEGSESGAGATTLEPGTYVQGMNVLAAPFLYAARSEAEAFVAFHSLLTRECPGYIRGAMDGVHRGLALVDKVLAIVDPKLSMYLTAKGLSAEIYAFPSVLTLCACTPPLPEVLRLWDFLFAYGPHLNIVCIVAQLTIMRSQILQSPSPNKVLRSFPQLNADLVKSVTIGIIKKIPDDVYAEIVSHAL; translated from the exons ATGTCGGAGccctcctccaacgcctccAACGCCTCCTCAACGAAGCCCGCGATCCCTTCGCTCCccgcctccatcaccacacAGCTTCAGCCCCCGCCATCACCACGAACTCACCGCGtcctccgccgcctccaGTCCGCGCATACTCTTCGCCCTCAGAACCCTCCCTCGCTCATCTCGCAGCAGCGCCTGCGCGAGACACAGACACAGCGCAATGTCTCGCCCACGAGATCCTCCCCCGTGCCCGGCGCTGGCCCAGCCGCCTCGTCTGGCCCGCCCCAGAGCATCAATCGCTCGCCTCAGCGTGGCCGCGCTAATAGCGATGCCACGCCCCCTCTCGTCCACCAGATGAACGTCGTCACGGCCAGCAAGCGGGCTGGAAGCAAGAAGCCCGTCTTCTCGCATGGACATCTTTCGCTGCAACAAATCATCCGCGAAGGTCCCACTGATGGAGACTTCCTAGGCGCACTGGAGAGTGCGCGATGGAAGGTCATTGATGGGGGAGTCAAGAGTGCTGAGGATGGCATG TCGACCCTCAGGATATACGTCTGGCTGGTTCTCCTAGACGCTCCCATCCTCTCGACCGACGActacctcgccctcatccACCGCGGCGCTTCTCCCGCCTACTCCAAGATCCGAAACGACACCTTCCGCACCCTCACAACAGATCCCCTCTTCCGTCGCCGTGTCAGCGAGGCCAGCTTGATCCGGCTACTCAACGCCATTGCATGGAAGCTCCATGACGCCCGCGAAGAGCAGCGCCAGAGTCGCCCAAGCAGCAGTCGTGCCTCTCTTCCAGGAGACAGCAGCGTGTCGGGTCATTCCCAGGCCAGCACATCATCACCTACTGCTCGTAATCGCGCCCGCGCCTTGACACTTACAACCGAGGGCTCTGAGTCCGGCGCGGGAGCTACGACTCTCGAGCCCGGCACCTACGTACAGGGCATGAATGTCCTTGCCGCCCCATTCCTCTACGCCGCCCGAAGCGAGGCCGAAGCCTTTGTTGCCTTCCACTCCCTTCTGACGCGCGAGTGCCCAGGATACATCCGCGGTGCCATGGACGGCGTCCATCGAGGCCTCGCACTTGTGGACAAGGTCTTGGCAATCGTGGATCCCAAGCTGAGCATGTATCTCACGGCCAAGGGGCTTTCGGCCGAGATCTATGCCTTCCCCTCAGTCCTCACTCTGTGCGCCTGTACGCCGCCCTTGCCCGAGGTGCTGCGGTTATGGGACTTTTTGTTTGCCTATGGGCCGCATCTCAACATTGTGTGCATCGTGGCACAGCTCACCATTATGCGATCCCAAATTCTCCAATCACCGAG TCCCAATAAGGTCTTAAGATCCTTCCCACAACTTAACGCtgatctcgtcaagtccGTCACCATTGGCATTATTAAGAAGATTCCAGATGACGTCTATGCCGAGATTGTATCCCATGCTCTTTAA
- a CDS encoding Glyco-trans-2-like domain-containing protein gives MSLFTWCAQRAGGLSMIVLIALCYWVISRESTTEQHRYKYEQPNNQGTYYSSTSTTGAGIWTYIFSYYCLLIHVLVCVFPLRACWTVWTLTQSLKRAAQSHSLLDLKKLASRRDSYTSVSSSETLISSHNGGCSSTTSEAGDIDPELYTDGVSGAGDNVIHAIIIPNYKEEHDTLKETLEVLASHPQAQDSYDVYLGMEQREANAETKALGLIQEFAKKFRSIDFTLHPLDIPGEAAGKGSNIGWAARKLSEKYSMGVRRNVIITGIDADSHLSSSYFTILTNMHLSYPETALTTVYSAPVIFDRNAHAVPALVRVADILWCAAGMSGLYPGSTISPPTSVYSLPLDLVDRVGGWDCGSEAIGEDLHMYIKCFFTLNGNLTSRVIHSPVSQSNVTGGGSTLGDVRARYKQALRHMWGALDTGFALRRLVEMWQDRKQTSRTYQPLHCTFADANSLAIHESQLGSEGNGQPCENGIFSDITKDTIKEPHWEHVFYMMHRLFEAHFLPVHMAVLVLASTIYVKLTEGNEDPHDLAWVFSWCNVIRIFGFFQISIYVFLYESFHRVGVASREREMVKAGLASEMDFSRRSLGKNWVDYLVIPVVAPLYGTIPSAQALICQLWAQDLVYTVSKKATRRQTPIVRVDEMA, from the exons ATGTCTCTCTTCACTTGGTGCGCTCAACGCGCCGGTGGTCTGAGTATGATCGTTTTGATTGCACTCTGCTACTGGGTCATATCGCGCGAGTCGACCACTGAGCAGCATCGATACAAGTATGAGCAACCCAACAACCAGGGCACGTATTACTCGTCCACGTCTACGACGGGCGCGGGCATTTGGACCTACATCTTCTCATACTATTGCCTCCTTATCCATGTTCTGGTCTGCGTCTTTCCTCTCCGCGCGTGCTGGACTGTCTGGACCCTCACACAATCGTTGAAGCGCGCGGCGCAGAGCCATTCGCTCCTTGAcctgaagaagctcgccTCGCGCCGCGACTCGTACACGTCAGTGTCGAGCTCAGAGACCCTCATCTCTAGCCACAATGGCGGGTGCTCCTCGACCACTAGCGAGGCCGGGGATATTGACCCTGAGCTTTACACAGACGGCGTGTCTGGCGCTGGTGACAATGTTATCcacgccatcatcattccCAACTACAAGGAAGAGCATGACACCCTCAAAGAGACGCTCGAGGTTTTGGCTTCTCACCCTCAGGCGCAGGACTCGTATGAT GTATATCTCGGAATGGAGCAGCGCGAGGCCAATGCCGAAACCAAGGCCTTGGGTCTAATTCAGGAGTTTGCCAAAAAGTTCCGGTCAATCGACTTTACGCTTCATCCATTAGATATCCCTGGTGAAGCAGCAGGAAAGGGTAGCAACATTGGTTGGGCTGCGCGCAAGCTAAGCGAAAAGTACTCAATGGGAGTGAGGAGAAACGTCATTATCACAGGAATCGATG CCGATAGTCACCTCTCCTCCAGCTACTTTACAATTCTCACCAACATGCACTTGTCCTACCCCGAAACTGCGTTGACGACGGTGTATTCGGCTCCTGTCATTTTCGACCGCAACGCACACGCGGTTCCCGCCCTTGTCCGCGTGGCTGACATTCTCTGGTGTGCTGCTGGCATGTCAGGCCTCTACCCTGGCTCTACCATCTCCCCTCCCACATCTGTCTATTCCCTCCCCTTGGATCTGGTTGATCGTGTGGGTGGGTGGGATTGTGGCAGCGAGGCCATCGGCGAAGATCTTCACATGTACATCAAGTGTTTCTTCACCCTCAATGGCAACTTGACTAGCCGCGTCATTCACAGTCCCGTCAGCCAGAGCAACGTCACTGGTGGAGGCAGCACCTTGGGCGACGTTCGAGCCCGGTACAAGCAGGCCCTCCGTCACATGTGGGGAGCCCTCGACACAGGTTTCGCGCTTCGCAGGCTGGTTGAGATGTGGCAGGACCGAAAGCAGACTTCTCGAACATATCAGCCCCTTCACTGCACTTTCGCCGATGCCAACAGCCTCGCCATCCATGAGAGCCAGCTTGGAAGTGAGGGCAATGGCCAACCATGTGAGAACGGCATCTTCTcagacatcaccaaggacacTATCAAGGAACCTCACTGGGAACATGTTTTCTACATGATGCACCGGCTTTTTGAAGCGCATTTCCTCCCTGTTCACATGGCTGTCTTGGTGCTGGCCTCGACTATCTATGTCAAACTTACAGAGGGCAACGAAGACCCCCATGACCTTGCGTGGGTTTTCAGTTGGTGCAACGTGATCCGTATttttggcttcttccagaTCAGCATCTACGTCTTCTTATATGAGAGCTTCCACCGGGTCGGTGTGGCAAGCCgcgagagagagatggtCAAGGCAGGATTGGCCAGCGAGATGGACTTCTCTCGGCGATCTCTTGGAAAGAACTGGGTTGATTACCTTGTCATTCCTGTTGTTGCTCCCCTGTACGGCACCATCCCCAGCGCCCAGGCCCTGATCTGCCAGTTGTGGGCTCAAGACTTGGTCTACACTGTAAGCAAGAAGGCAACACGACGACAAACACCGATTGTGAGGGTGGACGAAATGGCTTAG